AGAACAACCAAGGGATCTCTTTGCTGGTAAGTTGTCAGAAGGATCCAGTCATTGGGAGATATGTGAGATAGTTTGTTAGCTTTACAACTAGTCATCTGTCTGGGATGTTTTCACTCAATGTATTAGAATCAAGTAATCAAAGTATTAAatctttttcttcattatttatTTCGTTGTTGAATTTCAGAGTATGCCCCGATAGAAGTTGAACCACTGCCTGACATAGGCActgcatttgaaaataatggaCCTCGCTTGATGATCACTCACATTGTCAATGAGAACTTTAAGTCATATGCTGGGAGCCAGACTTTAGGACCATTTCATAAGGTAACGCGAACCACTCAGTCTTTCCAACCATGAACTGGCACAACTAGTTACAGACACAAGTTTTGTTTTGTGATGTTAAGTGGCGACTTAGTTGGTTTGCTGTTGGGCCTGCTGGTCAATGGGCTAAAGTTGAAATCTAAGGCAAACCTGAAAATAATGCTATGGACTGTCTGTTGACGACAACTAATTCTTGTACTTGACCTTTTTTCAGAGTTTCTCTGCCATTGTTGGGCCAAATGGAAGTGGCAAATCGAACGTGATCGACTCCATGTTATTTGTATTTGGTTTCCGTGCCAACAAGATCAGGTCCAAGAAGATCAGTGTGTTGATACACAACAGCCAGGAACACAAGAATATCAACTCTTGTTGTGTTTGTGTCTACTTCCAGAAAATTGTTGATACAGGGGTAAGAATGCAGTATAACATCTGATTATTTGATTCAGTATTGGACTCTGCCTGTAATATGTTGTCTGGtattcatcattgtcatcgtcattgacaACAGCTTCCTGACTGGGACATTAGCAGATTGTTATCAGATTCTACAATGCCTGAATCGCTACTGCACTGTGCTCAGATTTGCTGGTCGTTTTCAGCCTGGTGAGGATGAGTATGATGTCGTACCCGATTCCAAGTTCCATGTGTCGAGGACCGCTCACAAAGACAGCACTTCATACTACTGTATTGATGGGAAGAGGGCAACAATCAAAGAAGTTGGTCGACTCCTTCGAGGTCAGGGCATTGATCTTGATCATAATAGGTTCTTGATTCTTCAGGTAGGTGCATATATTGTAACGTTTCAGCCGTTAAATGGGGTTGTGTTTCAAATGGAtttgattatgtttctgttACTTATGCCATGCATTGAGCAAGACATTTGGTCTTTATTTGACTTCTTGTCAGGTTGAGGTAGAGAATTAACAATATAACCGGTACTTTAACATTACATATAGTAACATCGATTCAGttagaaagaaaaaattgttgcTATGACCACATAGATCAATTTTCGAGAACGCTTTCAAACAACAAGGCCAAGGGAAAGCTGTGAATGGGGAGATGAAGTCAGTCCCACATGTAGAGCCTCATAATGATATTTAATTCTGTTACATTCAGGGAGAGGTTGAACAGATTGCTATGATGAAACCGAAGGGGCAGACGGAGCACGACGATGGCATGCTGGAGTTCCTTGAGGACATCATTGGCAGTAACCGTTATAAGGAACCCATCGAAAGGCTCAACAAGAGGGTAGAAGAACTCAATGAACTTAGAGCAGAAAAGGTAGTGATACAACTTCTTGAGAGGCCAATCATGAGTTGCCGATAATTTGATGTTCTTAGAGAAGTGTCTTTCTTGTTAGAGAAGTATTTATAGATTCCTGGTGTATTTTGCAGTTTTCAAAGAAGGGTACTGTAAGAGTCTTGTTTTCTTACAGCAGAGTTAAGCGGTACACTGAGTCAGATCACATATTGTGACCTCAAAATAACCATCTTCTTTCTTGCTCTATTATCgtttttcagttgaatcgaGTGAAAGCTGTTGAGAAAGAAAAAGACGAATTAGAAGGTGCTAAGGACGAGGCGATTGCCTTCCTGCAGATCGAGAATGCTATTGCTAAACTCAAGTTTGAGATGTACCTCTTCTACATGTAAGTGGTGATGGTGAATACTTTGGATTTGTAACTGGGAGTTGTTCTGTAGTGTGATCTTAAGATAACTGACCTTACCTCTATCTCAGGGTTAGAGCAATGATTAAATGATACTTTTTGTCTTGCGAAGTTACGAATTTATTCCCCAATGTGCTGAGAACCAAGCTGGCCACCCAACTTGTTTCTAACTGTTTTCTACTCTTTCCATCTCAGCTTCACGAATGAGAGTAATCATGAGAAAGCTTCAAAGCAGCTGgaggaggagaaggagaagaataGTAAAGTGTTGGAGAAGATGAAGGTCGTCACAGATAACAAGAAGGAGAAGACCAAGGAACATAAAAAGATGTACAAGTAAGTTATGTTTACTTTAAACCAAGTGTCTGTGTCTAGTTAGTTATCAGTTTGAAATCAGTAAATAAATTGGGAAACAACCTGGATGACTGAATGTATGCACCAGTAAACATGAACTTACTTGAGTGCTGTTCAGAAGTTTTCAGAAAACAGCAATACCTTAATTCGTATCTCATGATCTTCATGATACTCTTCAGGGCGTTACAACTCCTCCAGAACAAATGTGATGAGGCCAAAGCCAAGTTCTCTGAGATTGAACAGCAGGATGTGAAGTGTCGAGAAGATCTGAAACATGCCAAGGCACAGGCCAAGAAACTCGATAGAAGTTTGGATCAGGAGAAGAAAAAGGTAAACTTGACATCACTCTCTGACAttacaaaaaatgaagaaaacaaaatttcttaaACGTCATCTTTAAAACTGAGTTTAACTTTCAGATTGAAGAACTGGAGAAGGTTCCCGAAGAGAGTGAGAAGCACATCGCTGATCTGAAGAACAACTTGGAGAAGATCGAGAAAGAGAGAGTAAAGGAAGAGAAGAAAGTGGAGGAGGTCATGGCTAACATGAAGATTGAAACTAAGGTATGGCAGCCAAGATTGCAGGCTATTCTTTTCCAAATCATATTCATATACTCTATACTGTACAACAGAAAAGTTTCACAGCATTAAAGTTTTGCAAATGCCAAATGGTGGCCACATTTGCACCAGGTTATATATTCTTGTCAGTtgtgatttttcaaaaaaaatgtaGGCTGTACATCATGTACCAAACAGTACTTGTATTTCAGTTTGTTTCATGTCTTTTCCCTTCAGGGTttacaagaagaaaaagaggcAAAGGAGAAGGACCTACTGGGGCTTCAGAAAGGAGTCAATGAAACTAAATCAAAGGTAAGAAATCATTTCTCTACACAGCCACCTACCTAATCCCATGGTGTGCTCAGGTTTGACTCTGTCTCCTGAGGCACATCTGTCTTTCTCTTTCAACACAGCTGTCAATTTGCCTTGACAAATCCCAGTGATTCCACTTTAACAAATGAAACATGTCTAAAATTGATATTGTCGTTATTTCAGTTCAATGTAGCCCAGTCTGAGTTGGATATCATCCTCAGCAACCAGCAGAGTGAAGAGAATAAACTAAGGGAGACCAAGCGCAATCTGGAGAAGGTCACAACAACACTAAAGGAGAGAAAGACGTATGTATCTCACCAAGATCGAAAGTTTTCTATCAATATATTGCTGATATCTTGTAAATTATACTCAACAGGGCTCAAATGTTTGAGGCAGACTCCTTAACCTCTAGGCTATTGTGATCAGTTGGGGTATCTTGAACTATTGATAAGAATTTTTGTCAATCTCTTTCCAGTGGGATGCAGGGGCTTGAGAAGAAAGTGCCAGAAGATACCCGGGCGCTTGAACGAGCCAAGAAAGATCTTGCCGCTTCCTCTGCCGCTGAGGAAAAGATCACGAATGAAGTGAGGAATCTGCGGTTGAAGTTGGAGGAGGCAAGAAGCTCGATGCAGGCAGCCAGGAGCAAGGGACGAGTCATTGATGCCTTGATGGAACAGAAACGCCTTGGAAAGATTAAGGGAATATATGGACGATTGGTGAGTGTTTGCTCTTACATTGAACAAGGTTTACTTGGCAAGACATCAAGTGTCTTGTTTTCTGAGTACAGCAGAGCAGGTTCATTGGAGATTGTAGTATTCAAGTAGCAATTTCATCCTTCTCAAGCGTGTCTGTTTTGCAAATTGTTCCTTCTTCTTCTCAATGATCCATCTTCCTCCAGGGTGACCTTGGTGCCATTGATGACAAGTATGATTGCGCAATCTCCACCGCCTGTGGTCCCCTTGACAACATTGTTTGTGACAACATGAACACAGCCCAGCAATGTGTCCAGTTCATCAAAAAGAATAACATCGGCATTGTGACGTGCATCGCCCTTGATAAGATGCAGCAGTGGAAGAGGAACATGTCTCAGAAAATTAATACGTAAGTCAagctcaggggtttgtgtgagGTCCATGTTATGTTTGGCTCTCATCACAGATGCCAGTAACAGCCAAATGCCAGGGCTTCTCTCAGTTTCTTCAGTTTAGGCAGGGACAGCGGTATATCATCTTGATATCATGGCTCTGAAATCGGCTCAATGAAAGGCGTCATTGCCTCTATTGAATGGTCTTACTTTTGTGGCAGAATATCTTGCCTCACCTACTGACGTGTATTTAAGACATTGCATGCACCTTATTTGTGATTCTAGGCCAGAAAATGTCCCTCGTCTGTTCGATCTGGTGAAAGTCAAGGATGATGCTGTGCTGCCGGCATTCTATTTTGCTCTGCGAGACACATTGGTGGCAAAGGACTTGGACCAGGCCTCGAGGATATCATATGGGAAGACAAGATACAGGGTTGTCACTCTAGGAGGAGAACTCATTGATATCTCAGGTATAAACAACTTAGCTGCTTTGGTTTCATATATGGGAGAGGTCGCTGACTCATCAGAAATTTTGAAGATTGAGGAGGATGTTGGTCTGCGATTTTGACCCATTTGACCGACATCTATTCCTCTTGGCTGAAACGTCACCCTTGCTTTTAGTACAGT
This is a stretch of genomic DNA from Lineus longissimus chromosome 2, tnLinLong1.2, whole genome shotgun sequence. It encodes these proteins:
- the LOC135483507 gene encoding structural maintenance of chromosomes protein 4-like, which translates into the protein MSDTEEPMQTDPAVQVDLNTSRPEQPRDLFAEYAPIEVEPLPDIGTAFENNGPRLMITHIVNENFKSYAGSQTLGPFHKSFSAIVGPNGSGKSNVIDSMLFVFGFRANKIRSKKISVLIHNSQEHKNINSCCVCVYFQKIVDTGPGEDEYDVVPDSKFHVSRTAHKDSTSYYCIDGKRATIKEVGRLLRGQGIDLDHNRFLILQGEVEQIAMMKPKGQTEHDDGMLEFLEDIIGSNRYKEPIERLNKRVEELNELRAEKLNRVKAVEKEKDELEGAKDEAIAFLQIENAIAKLKFEMYLFYIFTNESNHEKASKQLEEEKEKNSKVLEKMKVVTDNKKEKTKEHKKMYKALQLLQNKCDEAKAKFSEIEQQDVKCREDLKHAKAQAKKLDRSLDQEKKKIEELEKVPEESEKHIADLKNNLEKIEKERVKEEKKVEEVMANMKIETKGLQEEKEAKEKDLLGLQKGVNETKSKFNVAQSELDIILSNQQSEENKLRETKRNLEKVTTTLKERKTGMQGLEKKVPEDTRALERAKKDLAASSAAEEKITNEVRNLRLKLEEARSSMQAARSKGRVIDALMEQKRLGKIKGIYGRLGDLGAIDDKYDCAISTACGPLDNIVCDNMNTAQQCVQFIKKNNIGIVTCIALDKMQQWKRNMSQKINTPENVPRLFDLVKVKDDAVLPAFYFALRDTLVAKDLDQASRISYGKTRYRVVTLGGELIDISGTMSGGSKKKITGRMGSAVMCEMDPKEIEQTANQLTKSAEEAQVCRENKAKLEETVAKLQKEVNNMKHSFHKFEMDIKAMTEQESSLTVQLKECEERVKAAAPDPKKLKDMEKNVAALKKDYDKAAAAAKTIEDAVKELHHQIMDIGGAKLKAVQSRLDSINHQVDTVTGQITKANVAVKTAARNLKKSEDKVESIETEIKENRELIEKLQTHFKEIEQEAMTIMKIYEDAQAEFKVETESVATLTEEISVIEKEEEELQLSAHQVNQEVLRWETLCKESHNKIRYWKKELKQLQLHTIEGREEEKMPVLTEEEVKAIDKEELNYKITCEEARLQNMKPNMTAIAEYKKKNDTYLKRVHELDQITDLRDQQRRNFENLRKRRLDEFMTGFGIITNKLKEMYQMITLGGDAELELVDSLDPFSEGIVFSVRPPKKSWKNISNLSGGEKTLSSLALVFALHHYKPTPLYVMDEIDAALDFKNVSIVANYIKERTKNAQFIIISLRNNMFELADRLIGIYKTYNSTKSVTINPAKLTMPLAEVKAN